ATGGATAGTCTTATTATTCGGCTCCAGTTCGCCGTTCCGCAACATTTCCACATAAAAGACCCGACCTCGGGGACTTTCGTCTTCTCGCCTGATTTCCTGAAACACCGGGCAAACAATCTTGCACAGTCCACAGCGCAAGCACCTTTTGATCAGGTCGCGGACCACTGGCACCTCCCTTAGCAAGGCGCATCCTCTCCTTCCATTGGAAACACTTTGCCAGGATTCATAATCCCCTTCGGGTCAAACACCCTCTTAATCGCCCGCATGATTTTCACCGCTGCGCCATGTTCGTCTTCCGCGTACATCACGCGCACCGCCCCAACCCCGTGCTCGCCGGTGGTACTACCTTCCAACTGGATCGCCATACGATGAATGTCGTCGACCAACTTCTCCACCCGGGCCACCTCTTCCGGCCGGTCGATGTCCAGCACCGGGGCTGTGTGGATGTTCCCATCGCCAATGTGCCCGTAGTTGACCACCCGCAGGCCGTGTTTATCACCCAGGGCCTTGATCGTTCTGAGAGCCTCAGGAACACGTGAGATGGGCACACTCACGTCATCAGCGGCCATGATCCGCGTGCCATCGGGGCGTAAGCGCGTCGCCGCCACCTCCACCAAGCTGCGCCCTTCCCACAACTCCGCCATCCGCTTCGGGTCAGTGGTAAACTCAACCTGTGACGTCCGCTTTTTCAATACCTCTTCGATCTTCGCTCCTTCCCACTCGACACTGGCCGGACTGCCATCGACTTCAAAGAGGAGCACCGCCTCCGCATTGGGGAGAACCCCGGGTTTGTACAGGTTGACCGCCTCAATGGAGGAGTCGTCTAAAATCTCCACCCCGGACGGGAGAATACCGGACTGGTAGACATCCAACACCGCCTGCGGTGCCTCGTCCTTTTTCGGGAAGACTGCCATGACGATCCCCCGCCCCTTGGGCTTAGGCCAGACCCGCAGCCGGATTCGGGTAATTACCCCCAGGATCCCCTCCGAGCCAACGAATAGTTTAGTTAAATTCATCCCGGACACACTCTTGACCGCCCGGGACCGCAAACCGCCGGTCACGATCACATCCCCGTTAGGTAAAACAACCTCCAAGCCCAGGATATAGTTTTCCGTGGTGCCGTACTTGACCGCCCGCAGCCCCCCGGCGTTGTTGGCCACCATACCGCCAATGGTACACATCCGGCTGCTACCGGGGTCGACCGGGAAAAACAGGCCATACTCAGCTAACCGTTCGTTGAGTTTGGCATGAATCACGCCCGGCCGGACAAACACCTGCATATTCGGCACATCAATTTCCTCAATCACATCCCAGGTAGAGAGGTCGATGACAATTCCCCCCCGAATGGCGACACTCCCGCAGGTCTCTCCCGTACCGGCGCCACGCGGGGTC
This region of Bacillota bacterium genomic DNA includes:
- a CDS encoding FAD-binding protein — translated: MAYSYDSSFMARQNRFVPDVVVLPRATEEVSQVMKLAYAHGIPVTPRGAGTGETCGSVAIRGGIVIDLSTWDVIEEIDVPNMQVFVRPGVIHAKLNERLAEYGLFFPVDPGSSRMCTIGGMVANNAGGLRAVKYGTTENYILGLEVVLPNGDVIVTGGLRSRAVKSVSGMNLTKLFVGSEGILGVITRIRLRVWPKPKGRGIVMAVFPKKDEAPQAVLDVYQSGILPSGVEILDDSSIEAVNLYKPGVLPNAEAVLLFEVDGSPASVEWEGAKIEEVLKKRTSQVEFTTDPKRMAELWEGRSLVEVAATRLRPDGTRIMAADDVSVPISRVPEALRTIKALGDKHGLRVVNYGHIGDGNIHTAPVLDIDRPEEVARVEKLVDDIHRMAIQLEGSTTGEHGVGAVRVMYAEDEHGAAVKIMRAIKRVFDPKGIMNPGKVFPMEGEDAPC